One window of the Chryseotalea sp. WA131a genome contains the following:
- a CDS encoding helix-turn-helix transcriptional regulator, which yields MDNLGETIRKLREEKELPLRTVAAFLDIDQAILSKIERGQRNATREQVVKLAEYFKIKESDLLVSWLSDKLVYEVADEQVALKALQVAEEKVKYQKSKSKK from the coding sequence ATGGACAACTTAGGAGAAACGATAAGAAAACTACGAGAAGAAAAGGAATTACCCTTGCGGACAGTTGCTGCATTTCTCGACATAGACCAAGCTATTTTAAGCAAAATAGAACGAGGACAAAGAAATGCGACCCGAGAACAGGTTGTGAAACTTGCAGAGTATTTTAAAATTAAAGAAAGTGATTTACTTGTTTCTTGGCTTTCGGACAAGTTGGTTTATGAAGTAGCAGATGAACAAGTGGCTTTAAAAGCATTGCAGGTAGCAGAAGAAAAAGTAAAGTATCAAAAAAGTAAAAGCAAAAAATGA
- a CDS encoding AAA family ATPase yields MILRKAIISNYRGINGSITVNFDLFNCIVGQNDAGKSTILKAIDASLNETNLTRSDYNVQATENIISVELFFDCQNEQYLLGEEIPTTIEAEELTNQDNHLVWKKTWNVTDTNVAKPKTSIVRKKYNGTSDFIFKTEQQLIAQCTANAIATAKGNGDAFNNVEKREKLREFNQQNNVAFTYEYEEIPSSGTTKLKAIGDAIKKALPSFQYFKADTSLSDTDATIQKYFKDMAFKLIQDEVDTDEMEETIKTQLGGVLQKVTDKINDVLKSTERVEPKVEFDWSKLISTSFVSTANGNNIPLSSRGDGFRRITMMSYFEYLAETQRTNGTQQIIFGFEEPETFLHPSAQDSLFDKLNLLTDNGYQVITSTHSPTIVGNTKRNNIIHISKPANVYTVNQTGIDYKELAKDLGIKPDNTFTPLFSTSRLLFLVEGIDDANAMHHKANLYKQNGLIPHIFEELSINIIPIGGCGGVKHWVNLDLFTKLEKPFFIFLDSDKDNAVAVSPNETNLVDYGLTNGTDFAISQKRLLENYIHPTALQRLVPGSVITYTDFDHAKNFCKSYPDSGIRGHLGGSKVAEHHYCNLTFDELRMTWFDGTNDEFINLYNTIIAKLN; encoded by the coding sequence ATGATTTTAAGAAAAGCAATCATAAGTAATTACAGGGGAATTAACGGTTCAATCACCGTTAATTTCGACTTGTTTAATTGCATCGTAGGACAAAATGATGCTGGAAAATCTACTATTCTTAAAGCAATAGATGCTTCCCTCAACGAAACAAATCTTACAAGGTCAGATTATAATGTTCAAGCAACAGAAAATATTATTTCTGTTGAACTCTTCTTTGATTGTCAAAACGAACAATACTTACTTGGTGAAGAAATACCGACAACTATTGAAGCCGAAGAATTAACTAATCAAGACAATCATTTAGTTTGGAAAAAAACTTGGAACGTTACAGATACAAATGTTGCTAAACCGAAGACTTCAATCGTTAGAAAAAAATACAACGGAACAAGCGATTTTATTTTTAAAACAGAACAACAATTAATTGCTCAATGCACTGCAAACGCAATTGCAACTGCAAAAGGTAACGGTGATGCTTTTAATAATGTAGAAAAACGAGAGAAGTTAAGGGAATTCAACCAACAAAATAATGTTGCCTTTACTTACGAATACGAAGAAATACCAAGTTCAGGAACAACAAAACTAAAAGCGATTGGTGATGCCATTAAAAAAGCATTGCCATCATTCCAATATTTTAAAGCAGACACTTCCCTTTCTGATACAGATGCAACAATTCAGAAATATTTTAAGGATATGGCGTTTAAGCTAATCCAAGATGAAGTTGATACTGACGAAATGGAAGAAACCATTAAAACTCAACTTGGCGGTGTGCTTCAAAAAGTAACTGATAAAATTAATGACGTTTTAAAATCAACTGAAAGAGTTGAACCGAAGGTTGAATTTGATTGGAGCAAATTAATTTCAACATCTTTTGTTAGCACTGCAAACGGTAATAACATTCCGTTAAGCTCCAGAGGTGATGGTTTCAGAAGAATAACAATGATGTCTTACTTTGAGTATTTAGCCGAAACTCAAAGGACAAACGGAACACAACAAATTATTTTCGGTTTTGAAGAACCCGAAACATTTTTACATCCATCTGCCCAAGACAGTTTATTTGATAAATTGAATTTGCTAACCGACAACGGTTATCAAGTAATTACATCAACACATTCGCCAACCATTGTTGGTAATACAAAACGGAATAACATCATTCACATTTCTAAACCTGCCAATGTTTACACGGTTAATCAAACTGGTATTGATTACAAGGAACTGGCAAAAGATTTAGGAATAAAGCCCGACAACACATTTACTCCTTTGTTTTCAACTTCACGACTTTTATTTCTTGTTGAGGGTATTGATGATGCAAATGCAATGCATCACAAAGCCAACCTTTACAAACAAAACGGTTTAATTCCACATATTTTTGAGGAATTAAGTATAAACATAATTCCAATTGGTGGTTGTGGTGGCGTAAAACATTGGGTTAATCTTGACCTTTTTACAAAACTTGAAAAACCTTTTTTCATCTTTCTTGATAGCGATAAAGACAATGCAGTAGCCGTTTCGCCAAACGAAACAAACCTTGTTGATTATGGCTTAACAAATGGAACTGATTTTGCAATTTCTCAAAAGCGACTTTTAGAAAACTATATCCATCCAACGGCATTGCAAAGACTTGTTCCTGGCTCTGTTATTACTTACACAGATTTTGACCACGCTAAAAACTTTTGCAAAAGCTATCCTGACAGCGGAATTAGAGGACATTTAGGTGGAAGCAAAGTTGCTGAACATCATTATTGCAATTTAACTTTCGATGAATTGCGAATGACTTGGTTTGATGGAACAAACGATGAATTTATAAATCTTTACAACACAATAATTGCTAAACTGAATTAA
- a CDS encoding site-specific DNA-methyltransferase: MPTIHFKGKTFVQNHHLAVKYHQLLPKKELSLTDKVSLHDNLIIQGDNLKALKALLPTYAGKVKCVCIDPPYNTGNENWKYNDNVNSPMMQEWLGSTVDKEDLTRHDKWLCLMMPRLKLLRELMSEDGAIFIFCDDNEQHRLRLLMDELFGETNFVANVIWQHSIQGKGYSEKFSVHHNHLIIYQKSEDFALSTLERTEENNKNYSNPDKDPNGDWRTGDIRNALYRPNLIYDVKTPSGKIIKPSANGWRFSKETMDKKIAAKQVVFNADETRLILKIYLKDVQGRVPETIWFGKDVGTTRDGKSVLKELFGGEAPFETPKPVEIIKQIIKISTEENDLVLDSFSGSGTTGHAVLELNKEEGSNRQFILVEQEDYANTITAERIRKVIKGVKTAKNELLKKGTAGSFSYFELGNTIEMESLLKGKNLPSFTEFARYLFYTATGEEFNEKSVNEKTGFIGESKNYEAYLFYKADIDWLKKNALTLELCKSLPKFKNKQRLVFAPAKYVDDHTLLDFRIDFCQLPYEIYRIQK, translated from the coding sequence ATGCCAACAATACATTTTAAAGGAAAAACATTTGTGCAAAACCACCATTTGGCGGTTAAGTATCATCAATTGTTGCCAAAAAAAGAATTGAGTTTGACGGACAAAGTTTCTTTGCACGACAACTTAATTATACAAGGCGATAACCTTAAAGCTTTGAAGGCATTACTTCCGACTTATGCAGGGAAAGTTAAATGTGTTTGCATCGACCCGCCATATAATACAGGAAACGAAAATTGGAAATACAATGACAATGTAAATAGTCCAATGATGCAAGAATGGCTCGGCTCAACAGTCGATAAAGAAGATTTAACAAGGCACGACAAATGGCTTTGCTTAATGATGCCACGCCTTAAACTATTAAGAGAACTGATGAGTGAGGATGGTGCAATATTTATTTTTTGTGATGATAACGAACAACATCGTTTAAGACTTCTAATGGATGAACTTTTCGGAGAAACGAATTTTGTCGCAAATGTTATTTGGCAGCATAGCATTCAAGGTAAAGGATATTCTGAAAAGTTTTCAGTTCACCACAATCATTTAATTATTTATCAAAAATCAGAAGATTTTGCTTTATCAACATTAGAAAGAACAGAGGAAAACAACAAAAACTACTCTAATCCCGATAAAGACCCAAATGGAGATTGGAGAACTGGTGATATTAGAAATGCTTTATACCGTCCTAATTTAATTTATGATGTAAAAACTCCAAGTGGAAAAATTATCAAACCTTCTGCAAATGGTTGGCGATTTAGCAAGGAAACAATGGACAAGAAAATTGCAGCCAAGCAAGTTGTCTTTAATGCTGACGAAACAAGATTAATTCTTAAAATATATTTAAAAGATGTTCAGGGCAGGGTTCCTGAAACCATTTGGTTTGGAAAAGACGTAGGCACAACAAGAGATGGGAAAAGTGTATTGAAAGAACTATTTGGTGGCGAAGCTCCATTTGAGACACCAAAACCAGTAGAAATAATAAAACAAATAATCAAAATTTCAACGGAAGAAAATGACTTAGTTCTCGACAGCTTTTCGGGTTCTGGAACAACTGGTCACGCAGTCTTAGAGCTGAATAAGGAAGAAGGTAGTAACCGACAATTTATTTTGGTTGAACAAGAAGATTACGCAAATACAATAACTGCCGAAAGAATTAGAAAAGTCATAAAAGGAGTAAAAACAGCTAAAAACGAACTTCTAAAAAAGGGAACTGCTGGGTCTTTCAGTTATTTTGAACTTGGTAATACTATTGAAATGGAAAGTTTGCTGAAAGGCAAAAATCTACCTTCGTTTACCGAGTTTGCCCGATACTTATTTTACACAGCAACTGGCGAAGAATTCAATGAAAAATCGGTAAATGAAAAAACTGGCTTCATTGGTGAAAGTAAAAATTACGAAGCCTATTTATTCTACAAAGCAGACATTGACTGGTTAAAGAAAAATGCTTTGACATTGGAACTTTGTAAATCGTTGCCAAAATTTAAAAACAAACAGCGTTTAGTTTTTGCTCCTGCAAAATATGTTGACGACCATACTTTGCTTGATTTCCGAATTGATTTTTGCCAATTGCCTTACGAAATTTATAGAATTCAAAAATGA
- a CDS encoding DEAD/DEAH box helicase family protein, producing the protein MRLKHYQEKVLKELKEYLVSLSEFNVKYEKALEFDADMAKDYNFPKRAYEQATGRAIYHSKTNGLQEPLPDIYLKVPTGGGKTLLACHAIDNIQKTFLKKQTGLVLWIVPSTQIYRQTILALKNREHPYRQILDISSGGRTLIKEKNEMFNRLDIDEHLVVLMLMLPSANRQNKDTLKVFRDQGGFTDFFPREDDFEGHKKLKELIPNLDCFTTEMEVFGTQIKTSLGNTLKVLRPLVVIDEGHRAYGELARNTVRNFNPSFILELSATPPPNSNELVKITGRELHEEEMIKLDIHLTNKTSLDWQDTLLASYEKRNELEKKAKEYEGNTGEYIRPICLIQVERTGKDQRDKKFIHAEDAKEYLIKKCNVPKSHIAIKSSEKDDIEGINLFANDCDIRYIITKQALQEGWDCSFAYILTVLTNPSSATGITQLVGRILRQPFARKTKIRELDECYVYTFRQNASTLVREIKSGLEDEGLGDIAGRIVSDDGGTDTGGLKEREIKYRDGFKKFEGKIYLPKFVIQEKESWRDMNFEIDILSAIDWESINIDELKNLSLQNKINKEQEIVLGLSNEEKELLKASYGAEKSGTLEIDEVFLTRQITDIVPNPWHCFQLGEKAIKMLLKKYDRETVATNFVFVIEELKKILDKERNRLAEQVFRQMVEKKKLCFFLITDKGGFVLPSRIKVKSNKQLVRADNTPIQKSLFDYVPEENINDLEKSVAIYLDEQEKLLWWYRNMSRQDYHIQGWKRNKIYPDFVATDKQEAKDDYGTVYVLETKGIHLKNEDTKYKQDVFAFCNELGAKKAWKELFDEFPDHDFEFQVVFEDEWQNKINQLMQ; encoded by the coding sequence ATGAGACTAAAGCACTATCAGGAAAAGGTTTTAAAAGAACTGAAAGAGTATTTAGTTTCTCTTTCAGAATTCAATGTCAAATACGAAAAGGCTTTGGAGTTTGATGCTGATATGGCAAAGGATTACAACTTTCCCAAAAGAGCATACGAACAAGCCACAGGCAGAGCAATTTATCATTCTAAAACCAATGGTTTACAAGAACCATTGCCCGACATTTATTTGAAAGTGCCAACTGGTGGCGGTAAAACTTTATTGGCTTGCCACGCTATTGACAACATTCAAAAGACATTTCTAAAAAAACAAACTGGTTTGGTGTTGTGGATTGTTCCGTCAACTCAAATTTATCGTCAAACTATTTTAGCACTCAAAAATAGAGAGCATCCGTACAGGCAAATTTTAGACATTTCAAGTGGTGGCAGAACCTTAATCAAAGAGAAAAACGAAATGTTTAATCGTTTGGATATAGATGAACATTTGGTTGTGTTGATGTTAATGTTGCCTTCGGCAAATCGTCAAAATAAAGACACTCTAAAGGTTTTCAGAGACCAAGGTGGGTTTACAGACTTTTTTCCAAGAGAAGATGATTTTGAAGGACATAAAAAACTAAAAGAACTCATTCCGAATTTGGATTGCTTCACAACAGAAATGGAAGTTTTTGGAACGCAAATAAAAACTTCGCTTGGTAATACTTTAAAAGTTTTGCGTCCACTTGTTGTAATTGATGAAGGACATAGAGCTTACGGAGAATTGGCAAGAAACACAGTAAGAAATTTCAACCCTTCGTTTATACTTGAACTTTCGGCTACTCCCCCGCCAAACAGCAATGAGTTGGTAAAAATTACAGGGCGTGAATTGCACGAAGAGGAAATGATTAAGTTGGATATTCACTTAACCAACAAAACAAGTTTAGATTGGCAAGACACGTTATTGGCAAGCTATGAAAAACGAAACGAGTTAGAAAAGAAAGCCAAAGAATACGAGGGTAACACAGGTGAATATATTCGACCAATTTGTTTGATACAAGTTGAGAGAACAGGAAAAGACCAGAGAGATAAAAAGTTTATTCACGCAGAAGATGCGAAAGAATATTTAATTAAAAAATGTAATGTCCCTAAAAGTCATATTGCCATTAAGAGTAGCGAAAAAGACGACATTGAAGGAATAAACTTATTTGCGAATGATTGTGATATACGCTACATCATAACCAAACAAGCCTTACAAGAAGGTTGGGATTGTTCATTTGCTTATATTCTTACAGTTCTTACAAATCCATCATCAGCAACAGGAATAACACAGTTGGTTGGTCGTATTTTAAGACAACCTTTTGCACGTAAAACCAAAATTCGGGAATTGGATGAATGTTATGTTTATACTTTCCGTCAAAATGCAAGCACTTTGGTAAGAGAAATAAAATCAGGACTGGAAGATGAAGGCTTGGGCGACATTGCAGGAAGAATTGTAAGTGATGATGGTGGCACAGACACAGGCGGTTTAAAGGAAAGAGAAATAAAATATCGTGATGGCTTCAAAAAATTCGAAGGCAAAATTTATCTTCCAAAATTCGTAATTCAAGAAAAGGAAAGTTGGCGTGATATGAATTTTGAGATAGATATTTTAAGTGCCATTGATTGGGAAAGCATCAACATTGATGAACTTAAAAATCTATCCTTACAAAACAAAATAAACAAAGAACAAGAAATTGTTTTAGGACTTAGCAATGAAGAAAAGGAATTGCTAAAGGCAAGTTATGGTGCTGAAAAATCAGGCACTTTAGAAATTGATGAAGTGTTTTTGACAAGACAAATTACAGACATCGTTCCAAATCCTTGGCATTGTTTCCAACTCGGAGAAAAGGCAATAAAAATGCTTTTAAAAAAATATGACCGTGAAACAGTTGCAACAAATTTTGTTTTTGTAATTGAAGAACTTAAAAAGATTTTAGACAAAGAACGCAATCGTTTAGCGGAACAGGTTTTCAGACAAATGGTAGAGAAAAAGAAACTCTGTTTCTTCCTTATCACAGACAAAGGCGGTTTTGTGTTGCCATCAAGAATTAAAGTAAAAAGCAACAAACAATTGGTTCGTGCAGACAATACACCAATTCAAAAATCATTGTTCGACTATGTTCCCGAAGAGAACATTAACGACCTTGAAAAATCAGTTGCTATATATCTTGACGAGCAAGAAAAATTATTGTGGTGGTATCGCAATATGAGCCGACAAGACTATCATATACAAGGTTGGAAGCGGAATAAAATATATCCTGACTTTGTTGCAACAGACAAACAGGAAGCAAAGGACGATTACGGAACAGTTTACGTTTTGGAGACAAAAGGAATTCACTTAAAAAATGAGGACACTAAATACAAACAAGATGTATTTGCGTTTTGTAACGAACTTGGTGCAAAGAAGGCTTGGAAAGAGTTGTTTGACGAATTTCCAGACCACGACTTTGAATTTCAAGTAGTGTTTGAGGATGAGTGGCAAAACAAAATAAATCAATTAATGCAATGA